A window of Candidatus Saccharibacteria bacterium oral taxon 488 genomic DNA:
TCGCCTGGCGATCTGCTCGGTGGCGAAGCGACGCTTGCGCCGGCAGGCGTCGTGATCGGTAGTTGTCAGCGTCGGCTTGACGAGCATTCGGGCCGATTTTGGTTGGTTTTTGGGATAATTTCGCCGTGGCATCTTGTCAAGAGTATAGCATGTTGCTATAGTGACAGAGTAATGGCTGAGAGACCAGATATTGAGAATGGCGTAACGGCAGCAACGGAAGTGGCGGCGGCTCGGGTTATTCTCGGGACGATCGGCGACACAACGTGGCGAATGTTTGTGCCGAGCATCGGCTGTACGCTGCTGGGTGTGTGGCTGGATAGTGTGTTTGGCTTGAAGCCGTGGCTGATGTTTGCTGGCGTGGTAGTTGGTTTTTTGGGCGCGTATCTACTAGTAAATAAGCAGCTGGGACGCGTGAAACGAAAAAAGGAGCGTAAAAATATATGATGCAATTATTTGCCAGTGCCGGTCCGCACATTTCAGTCAAGGCTGATGAAGTAGCGAATGTTATGGGCGTGTCAATTACTAATTCGCACATGCTTGGCGCGCTGGGGCTGATCGTTTTGGTGTGGCTGATGTTTCGGACGCGGGCGGCAGTGCTGGGCAAGAAAAAGCATAATTTTGCGACGCGGCTGGTACATTGGACATTTGATGGGCTGTATAACACGGTTCGCCAAGTCATCCCGGACCAGACGTGGGCGCGTCGAGTAGCGCCGCTGTGCATCACTATATTCTTTTTCGTGGTGGCGCAGTATTGGCTGGGGCTGCTACCGATCGTCGGGCCGATCACCGTGGGAAGTCACGGTACACCGCTGTTTCGCGGTGGTGTGGCCGACCTGAATATGACGTTTGGCCTGGCTATCGTGACCATTGTCGCCGCACAAGTGTACGCCTTCAAATACCTTGGCTTTAGGGGTAATATGGGCCGCTACTTTGTTAATCCACTGCGCGATCCGATTATGGCGTTTGTCGGCATTCTGGAGCTGGTGGCGGAGTTCTCGCGCCTGCTTGGGCTGAGCTTCCGTTTGTTTGGCAACGTGTTGGCCGGCGAAGTGCTGCTGATCATGATCGCCTTTTTGACGCAGTTTATTTCCCCGGCGGCGCTCCAGCCATTTTATCTGTTTGAGCTGTTCATCGGTGGTATTCAGGCGTACATTTTCTTTATGCTTTCGACCGTCTTTATTTCCCTGGGTCTCGTACCACATGGCGACCATGCTGAGTCGCATGATGAATCTGTTCACTCCCCTGTCCATAGTCCTAAACTGGTGCAAGAGAGTGAGCGACACTAGGTAAGTAATAATTATAAATAAAGGAGAAATTATATGAAAGAATTAGCATTTGCACTCACCTACGCCATTCCGGCTGCGCTGGCAGCGATCGGCGCTGGTATCGTCGGCGCGGCAGCGATGAACGCGGCTGGCCGCAATCCAGAGAAAATTAACGATCTACGCACCATGATGATCCTCGGTATTTCGTTCATCGACGCCCTAGCGATCATCGGTTTCGTGGCGGCTATCGTCGGCAAAGTTATGTAATTTGAGGGGTAAATTGTGGAGACTATATTGACACAATTTGCGAGTGCCGAAGCGCACGCGGCCGAAAAGGCTGATCTGTTCAGTTCGCTCGGTATTGATTGGAAGCTGCTGATCTTGCAGACGGTGGCGTTCTTGATCTTGCTGGTGATTCTCCGCAAGTGGGTGTATCCGCCACTGGCAGCGATGCTCGACAAGCGCGAAAAAGACATGCGCACAGCCGAAAAGGCGGCGCAGTCGGCGCGCGACAACGCTGATAAAGCCGAAAAAATGACCAACGAGTTAATGCGAAAAGCTCGGGCGGAGGCCAGTGATATCGTGGCAGCAGCGCGTGAGGAGGCGGCCTCGGTCGTCGAGCAGGCCGCGGCCAAGGCGACTGCCAAGTCCGAGACTATCGTCAGCGCGGCGCAGGCGGAAATTGCTAAGGAAGTTGAGCAGGCCAAGAAAGCGATACATAACGAAACGCTGGAGTTAGTGGCTGAGGCAACTGGCAAGGTTTTGCACGAAAAGGTTGATGCTAAGGCAGACGCCAAGCTGATTGCGACTGCGGTCAAGGAGGTTGCCTAGTCATGGCGCGGACGCTTCGGCGAAAGTTGGCGCAGCATGCGGCCGAGCGGCTGCTGGCGGGCGATGCAGCAGTGATCGATGAACTAGCGGCGCTGATCATAGCCGAGCGGCGCGAGCGAGAGATTGATTTATTGGTGCAGGATATTGAGGCAGAACTCGCGGCGCAGGGGACGATTGTGGCGACGGTGGAAAGCGCGCGGGCGCTGGACGCAGCGACGAAGGATGCAATTAAACGGATACTATCATCTAACTCGGGTATGGAGTCGCTGACATCTGTGGAGGGTCGCTCTGCAGCCCGAGCGTCCAGAAAGGATGCCCGGAGCGAAGCCCGCGCACCCGAAACAAATGGTAGCGACCACGCCGCTCAGCATGTCGAACTTCCTGATACGGAAGTCCCGAGCGACCGCATCGCTCAGGTGCGCCTGCGCGAAATCATCCGTTCCGAGTTGATCGGCGGGGTGAAGATTACCACGCCGACTCAAATGATGGACGTGACAATTGCCAAGAAATTAAACGACTTGCGGGCGAAGAAAATCTAGGAGGAAAAATGAGCAAGATTGATGTGACAGAACTAGCCAAAAGCCTGCGGGAAAAAATCGCGCAGCTGGAGGCGACGGAAGGACTAGAGGACGCTGGCGTGGTCATCCGCGTTGGTGACGGCGTGGCGTGGGTGCACGGCCTCAGTAAAGCTGGCTACAGCGAAGTGCTAGAAATTGAGACTGATGGCGGCACGGTGGAGGCGTTTGCCTTGAACTTGATGGAAGATGAAATCGGTGCGGTGATCCTCGGCGGCGAAGAAAAAGTCAAGGCTGGCGCCAGCGTCCGCCGCAAGGGTGCGGTGCTGGATGTGCCAGTTGGCGAGGAGCTGCTCGGCCGCGTGGTTGACCCGCTCGGTCGGCCGCTAGATGGCGGACCAGCTATCAAGACCAAGCAGCGCGGACTAATTGAGCGACCAGCTGTTGGCGTGATGGGCCGTAAGTCGGTGCATGAGCCGCTGATGACCGGTATCATGTCAATTGACGCCATGTTCCCAATCGGTCGCGGGCAGCGCGAGCTGATCATCGGCGACCGCCAGACTGGTAAGACGGCTATTGCCATCGACACCATGATCAACCAGGCACGGCAAAAGACCGGCGTGGTCAACGTTTACGTGGCGATTGGACAGAAATTGTCAAAGATTGCCCGGTTGGTTGATCGCCTGAAAGAAGAAGGCGTGATGGAGCAAACCATCGTGGTGGCGACCAGTCCGTC
This region includes:
- a CDS encoding F0F1 ATP synthase subunit A, which translates into the protein MGVSITNSHMLGALGLIVLVWLMFRTRAAVLGKKKHNFATRLVHWTFDGLYNTVRQVIPDQTWARRVAPLCITIFFFVVAQYWLGLLPIVGPITVGSHGTPLFRGGVADLNMTFGLAIVTIVAAQVYAFKYLGFRGNMGRYFVNPLRDPIMAFVGILELVAEFSRLLGLSFRLFGNVLAGEVLLIMIAFLTQFISPAALQPFYLFELFIGGIQAYIFFMLSTVFISLGLVPHGDHAESHDESVHSPVHSPKLVQESERH
- the atpF gene encoding F0F1 ATP synthase subunit B, yielding METILTQFASAEAHAAEKADLFSSLGIDWKLLILQTVAFLILLVILRKWVYPPLAAMLDKREKDMRTAEKAAQSARDNADKAEKMTNELMRKARAEASDIVAAAREEAASVVEQAAAKATAKSETIVSAAQAEIAKEVEQAKKAIHNETLELVAEATGKVLHEKVDAKADAKLIATAVKEVA
- a CDS encoding H(+)-transporting ATPase; the encoded protein is MKELAFALTYAIPAALAAIGAGIVGAAAMNAAGRNPEKINDLRTMMILGISFIDALAIIGFVAAIVGKVM